Proteins encoded together in one Chitinophaga sp. LS1 window:
- a CDS encoding ABC transporter ATP-binding protein, with protein sequence MDESATNNNDTVISIKDLKKSFDTNIVLNGIDIDILKGENLAVLGRSGSGKSVLIKIISGLLKPDSGTVKVLGQEVDKLRGKALQALRLKIGFSFQSSALYDSMTVRENLAFPLVRNKRNLKTKEVNEAIESVLNDVDLLQTINQMPAELSGGQRKRIGIARTLIMKPEIMLYDEPTSGLDPLTCIDINTLIVKVQQQYNASSIIITHDLTCAKAIADKVTMIVDGRFLTPGSFNEIFNEKNTNAKSFYDYNFINDK encoded by the coding sequence ATGGATGAATCAGCAACAAATAATAATGACACAGTAATTTCTATCAAAGATTTAAAGAAATCCTTTGATACTAACATTGTACTGAACGGGATAGATATCGATATTTTAAAAGGAGAAAATCTTGCAGTGCTGGGTCGTTCCGGAAGTGGAAAATCCGTACTGATAAAAATAATCTCCGGCCTGCTAAAACCTGATAGCGGTACGGTAAAAGTACTAGGTCAGGAAGTGGATAAATTAAGGGGAAAGGCATTACAGGCACTGAGATTAAAAATTGGCTTCTCTTTTCAAAGCAGTGCTTTGTACGACAGTATGACCGTCAGAGAAAATCTCGCGTTTCCACTGGTAAGAAATAAACGCAACTTAAAAACAAAGGAGGTGAATGAAGCCATTGAATCGGTGTTGAATGATGTGGATTTATTACAAACCATCAATCAAATGCCCGCTGAACTTTCCGGAGGGCAGAGAAAACGCATCGGCATTGCCCGTACTTTGATAATGAAGCCGGAGATAATGTTGTATGATGAGCCTACATCGGGGCTTGATCCCCTGACCTGCATAGATATAAATACCCTGATTGTTAAGGTTCAACAACAATACAATGCCAGCTCAATTATTATTACACATGACTTAACCTGTGCGAAAGCTATTGCCGATAAAGTCACCATGATAGTAGATGGCAGGTTTTTGACACCCGGAAGTTTTAACGAAATATTCAATGAAAAGAATACAAATGCAAAATCTTTTTATGATTACAATTTTATTAACGACAAATGA
- a CDS encoding SDR family NAD(P)-dependent oxidoreductase: MKKLENKVAVITGGAGSIGKVTAKLLLEEGAKVLLVDLSEDALKNCVEELNSDQVKYCTADVSKAVDVERYINEAVSVFGKIDVFFNNAGIEGVVKPITDYPEAIFDKVIAVNVKGIWLGNKYALPQMNTGGSIILTSSVAGLLGFAGLSAYVTSKHAVVGIMRTTAIEAAPLHIRVNSIHPSPVNNRMMRSIEEGASSGHGEEIKKKFEAAIPLGRYAEPIEIAKLVLFLASDDSQFITGTTQVIDGGMCAQ, encoded by the coding sequence ATGAAAAAGTTAGAAAATAAAGTTGCAGTTATAACCGGTGGCGCAGGCAGTATAGGGAAAGTAACGGCAAAATTGTTATTAGAAGAAGGCGCAAAAGTATTGCTGGTTGACCTTTCGGAAGACGCATTGAAAAATTGTGTGGAGGAATTAAACAGTGACCAGGTGAAATATTGTACTGCTGATGTGTCAAAGGCAGTTGATGTGGAACGTTACATCAATGAAGCGGTAAGTGTATTTGGAAAGATTGACGTTTTTTTTAACAACGCCGGTATTGAAGGTGTGGTGAAACCCATTACAGATTATCCTGAAGCTATTTTTGACAAAGTAATTGCCGTAAATGTAAAAGGAATATGGCTGGGCAATAAATATGCCTTACCCCAAATGAATACAGGCGGAAGCATTATCCTGACGTCATCAGTAGCAGGGCTATTGGGCTTTGCTGGTTTAAGTGCCTATGTAACCAGTAAACATGCTGTTGTCGGTATTATGAGAACAACAGCTATTGAAGCGGCGCCCCTGCATATCAGGGTTAATTCTATTCATCCGTCGCCGGTAAACAACCGGATGATGCGTTCGATAGAAGAAGGTGCATCCTCCGGTCATGGCGAAGAAATAAAGAAGAAATTTGAGGCTGCTATCCCATTGGGTCGTTATGCTGAGCCCATCGAAATTGCAAAGTTGGTATTGTTTCTTGCCAGCGATGACAGTCAGTTTATTACTGGTACTACACAGGTAATTGATGGTGGAATGTGTGCACAATAA
- a CDS encoding BON domain-containing protein — protein sequence MKNNTDLQKDVQDAIKWEPLLSATEIGVIVKDGVVTLTGVVDNYTKKSEAEDAAKNVAGVMAVVEKIEVKFSSSYAPNDDNEIASEILNAFKWNWRVPNDNVKVKVEKGWVTLEGEFQWHYERTAANDAVKNLLGVTGVSNNIKIKSDLNAAIVKADIESALKRNWSIYENDINVKVSGHKATLTGTVDSWYQKTEAGRITFNAPGVWSVDNELVVYYNYSLMDE from the coding sequence ATGAAAAATAACACAGACTTACAGAAGGATGTTCAGGATGCCATCAAATGGGAGCCTTTATTGAGCGCAACAGAAATTGGCGTAATCGTAAAAGATGGTGTAGTAACACTTACCGGTGTGGTAGATAATTATACTAAAAAATCTGAAGCTGAAGATGCTGCAAAGAATGTAGCTGGTGTTATGGCAGTTGTTGAAAAAATTGAGGTTAAATTCAGTAGCTCTTATGCTCCAAATGATGATAATGAGATTGCTTCCGAAATATTAAATGCTTTTAAATGGAACTGGCGTGTGCCAAATGACAATGTGAAAGTAAAAGTAGAAAAAGGATGGGTTACATTGGAAGGAGAATTTCAATGGCATTATGAAAGAACAGCTGCTAATGATGCTGTAAAGAATCTGTTAGGGGTAACGGGGGTTTCAAACAATATCAAAATTAAATCTGATTTAAATGCAGCCATTGTTAAAGCAGATATAGAAAGCGCACTTAAACGTAACTGGTCAATTTATGAAAATGACATTAATGTTAAGGTATCTGGGCATAAGGCTACATTGACAGGTACTGTGGATTCCTGGTACCAGAAAACTGAAGCAGGACGGATTACCTTTAATGCACCTGGCGTATGGTCAGTAGATAATGAACTGGTGGTTTATTATAATTATTCATTAATGGATGAATGA
- a CDS encoding glycosyltransferase family 2 protein has protein sequence MDISVIVPLKNEDESLPELAAWIDRVMKENQFSYEVWMVDDGSTDNSWEVIQTLAAANANIKGIKFQRNYGKSAALNEGFKMAKGDVIITMDADLQDSPDEIPELYSMIKEGGFDIVSGWKKKRYDSALTKNLPSKLYNWTTTRMSGVKLHDMNCGLKSYRKKVIKSIEVYGEMHRYIPVIAKWNGFRNIGEKVVEHRARKYGVSKFGLERFINGFLDLATIMFIGKFGKRPMHLFGAMGTLCFMIGFVIAGYLGYEKIFNDVFKMTERPIFYLALLAMIIGSQLFLAGFIGELVTRNAVERNDYLVETTLDRTK, from the coding sequence ATGGATATTTCCGTAATTGTTCCCTTAAAAAACGAAGATGAATCACTGCCGGAACTGGCAGCATGGATAGACCGTGTCATGAAGGAGAACCAGTTTTCCTATGAAGTGTGGATGGTAGATGATGGTAGTACTGACAATTCCTGGGAGGTGATTCAGACCCTGGCCGCTGCCAATGCCAATATCAAAGGTATCAAGTTCCAGCGCAACTATGGCAAATCTGCCGCCCTCAACGAAGGCTTCAAGATGGCCAAAGGCGATGTCATCATCACCATGGACGCCGATCTGCAGGATAGTCCTGACGAAATACCAGAGCTGTATAGCATGATCAAAGAAGGCGGCTTCGACATCGTGAGCGGCTGGAAAAAGAAACGCTATGATAGCGCCCTGACCAAAAACCTCCCTTCTAAATTATACAACTGGACCACTACCAGAATGAGTGGTGTCAAGCTGCACGACATGAACTGCGGCCTGAAATCCTACCGTAAAAAAGTGATAAAGAGCATAGAAGTATATGGTGAAATGCACCGCTACATCCCGGTTATTGCGAAATGGAACGGTTTCCGCAATATCGGAGAGAAGGTGGTGGAACACCGCGCCCGTAAATACGGTGTATCAAAGTTTGGCCTTGAACGCTTTATCAACGGCTTCCTCGACCTGGCTACCATCATGTTCATCGGGAAGTTTGGCAAGCGCCCTATGCACCTCTTTGGCGCGATGGGTACCTTGTGTTTTATGATCGGTTTCGTCATCGCAGGATATCTTGGCTACGAAAAGATCTTCAACGATGTCTTTAAAATGACTGAACGCCCGATCTTCTATCTGGCACTGCTGGCCATGATCATTGGATCTCAGCTGTTCCTCGCCGGTTTCATTGGTGAACTGGTGACGAGAAATGCCGTGGAACGAAACGACTACCTCGTTGAAACTACTTTAGACCGAACGAAATAA
- a CDS encoding DUF6629 family protein, whose amino-acid sequence MCFSATASFSAGVVLAIIGVATFKKVKHSSQIMFAAIPLIFAVQQSAEGVLWLSLPNPAYLATQVSFTYIFLFFAQVVWPIWVPVAILLLEEEAGRKRMGRYLVAAGLIVGVYFAWCLIRYPVKADIVGYHIAYTLDFPPSLRKYGIVLYALATVVSPFFSPIKRIWMLGLAILISYIISAMFYEHYILSVWCFFASIISIAVYAIMTEMDRNYTAGKSLYAAPMPVFKVQKLKNKK is encoded by the coding sequence ATGTGCTTTTCAGCCACTGCAAGTTTTAGCGCAGGTGTTGTGCTTGCCATTATTGGAGTGGCCACTTTTAAAAAAGTGAAACATTCCTCTCAGATTATGTTTGCGGCCATACCCCTTATTTTTGCGGTACAGCAATCAGCAGAAGGAGTACTATGGCTATCCTTACCCAATCCGGCATATTTGGCAACCCAGGTTTCCTTCACCTATATTTTCCTTTTTTTTGCACAGGTGGTCTGGCCTATTTGGGTGCCGGTTGCCATATTACTACTGGAAGAAGAAGCCGGCCGAAAGCGGATGGGGCGTTACTTAGTTGCTGCAGGATTAATAGTAGGGGTATATTTTGCCTGGTGTTTAATAAGATATCCGGTTAAGGCTGATATTGTTGGGTACCACATTGCATATACATTAGATTTTCCTCCATCACTCAGAAAATATGGTATTGTATTATATGCACTTGCCACCGTTGTTTCTCCTTTCTTTTCACCCATTAAAAGAATATGGATGCTGGGTTTGGCGATTTTGATTTCATATATTATTTCTGCAATGTTTTATGAACACTATATACTTTCTGTCTGGTGCTTTTTTGCATCTATCATCAGCATAGCAGTATATGCAATTATGACAGAAATGGATAGGAATTATACGGCCGGCAAATCCTTGTACGCAGCACCGATGCCTGTTTTTAAAGTGCAGAAATTGAAAAATAAGAAATAA
- a CDS encoding MlaD family protein translates to MTTLKNNRPVIVGIFILLGLAILVVTIFTLGGQKKTFVKSYTIYAVFNDVGGLIKGGNVWFSGVKVGTVKNISFYQNSQVLVTMNIEKAAQSHIHKDAMAKIGSDGLIGNKIVIIYGGSENMPQAEANDLLHVENIAGTDDMLATLQANNKNLLEITNDFKSISKKIDSGKGTLATLLNDPAMANKLSNTFDNLQATASNFKAVSINSKDVLLNLKDFAGKINKPGNSINDVVTDTVMYASIKGTLFQLKKAADAVTIFTGNLEKVSARLNQDNNVAGVLLNDSLAAASIKITLKNLETSSQKLDADLEALQHNFLLRGYFRKKK, encoded by the coding sequence ATGACTACATTAAAAAATAACCGTCCCGTAATTGTTGGGATATTTATACTGCTGGGCCTTGCGATATTAGTGGTTACCATTTTCACCTTAGGGGGACAGAAAAAAACATTCGTAAAATCGTATACCATATATGCGGTTTTTAATGATGTAGGAGGTTTAATAAAAGGCGGCAATGTTTGGTTTTCTGGTGTAAAAGTGGGTACAGTCAAGAACATCTCATTCTATCAAAATTCGCAGGTGCTGGTTACGATGAACATTGAGAAAGCAGCTCAATCACATATCCATAAAGATGCAATGGCAAAAATCGGTTCAGATGGACTGATAGGCAACAAAATAGTAATTATTTATGGCGGTAGTGAAAACATGCCCCAGGCCGAGGCAAATGATCTTCTACATGTCGAAAACATAGCTGGCACTGATGATATGCTGGCAACCTTACAGGCCAACAATAAAAATCTATTGGAAATAACAAACGATTTTAAGAGTATAAGTAAAAAGATCGATAGTGGGAAAGGAACATTGGCTACATTATTAAATGATCCTGCAATGGCCAATAAGCTTTCCAACACGTTTGACAATTTACAGGCTACCGCATCAAATTTTAAAGCCGTTTCTATAAACAGTAAAGATGTTTTATTAAATCTCAAAGATTTTGCCGGCAAAATCAATAAGCCGGGTAATTCAATAAATGATGTGGTTACAGATACAGTCATGTATGCTTCTATTAAAGGGACATTATTCCAATTGAAAAAAGCAGCGGATGCGGTGACAATATTTACAGGCAACCTCGAAAAAGTAAGTGCAAGACTGAACCAGGATAACAATGTAGCAGGGGTGTTATTGAACGATTCACTGGCAGCCGCCTCCATTAAAATCACTTTAAAGAACCTGGAAACCAGCAGTCAGAAATTAGATGCAGACCTTGAGGCATTGCAACACAATTTTTTATTAAGAGGTTATTTCAGAAAAAAGAAATAA
- a CDS encoding BON domain-containing protein: MKNNAELQRDVQNAIKWEPLLNVAEIGVTAKDGIVSLTGTVDSYAKKLEAENAAKKVIGVKALVEKIAVKFPNSWIKTDSEVASEVLVALKHNWAIPKDKVMVKVEEGWVTLEGELPWHYQREAAQNAVSYLTGVKGVTNNIQIKLESHDVIEKKKVEDAIARNWSVKDNDINVSVSGTTVTLTGTVNSWYQRDEAGRIAWKTPGILDVKNELVVDYEFMLVD, encoded by the coding sequence ATGAAAAATAATGCAGAATTACAAAGAGATGTTCAAAATGCCATCAAATGGGAGCCATTATTGAATGTAGCAGAAATTGGTGTTACAGCCAAAGACGGTATTGTTTCTTTAACAGGAACAGTAGATAGCTACGCTAAGAAATTGGAAGCCGAAAATGCTGCCAAAAAAGTAATCGGGGTAAAAGCGCTGGTTGAAAAAATCGCTGTTAAATTTCCAAACTCATGGATTAAAACAGATAGTGAAGTAGCCAGTGAAGTCCTGGTTGCATTGAAACATAACTGGGCAATTCCTAAAGACAAGGTAATGGTAAAAGTAGAAGAGGGGTGGGTTACATTAGAAGGTGAATTACCATGGCATTACCAGAGAGAAGCAGCACAAAATGCTGTCAGTTATCTAACTGGTGTGAAAGGTGTAACCAACAACATTCAAATCAAACTGGAAAGCCACGATGTGATTGAAAAGAAGAAAGTTGAAGATGCCATTGCCAGAAACTGGTCCGTAAAGGATAATGATATTAACGTATCTGTATCTGGAACAACTGTTACATTAACTGGAACGGTCAATTCCTGGTACCAGAGAGATGAAGCAGGCCGTATCGCCTGGAAAACACCTGGTATCCTGGACGTAAAAAATGAATTAGTTGTTGACTATGAATTTATGCTTGTCGACTAA
- a CDS encoding dihydroorotase, whose product MHILLKNVQITAPGAPNHGQQQDILIENGIISQIGNNISAPNARIVEGKNLSVSPGWTDVFAHFSDPGQEYKEDLQSGAAAAAKGGYTTVLIVPNTQPALHTKPQIEYVISRTRHTGVQVLPIGAVTKNIEGTSLAEMYEMREAGAVAFSDGLKPIQSPGIMLKALQYVKAVDGTIIQLPDDLSISAHGLMNEGIYSTQLGMPGKPAIAEELIIQRDLELAAYTDSKIHFTGVSTAKSIQLISEAKKKGIKVTCSVTPYHLSLTDNQLESYDSNLKVNPPLRGKDDVIALQQAVKDGLIDCFATHHLPQDWDAKVLEFEYAKNGMIGLESAFGVLRQYLPEVPLEKLIDMLAIQPRKIFNLPAHSLAVGAVANLTIFDPEEEWTLTPAHLASRSKNSAYLGARLKGSVKGIISGTNAQITGISAQTTGTNAQL is encoded by the coding sequence ATGCATATATTACTCAAAAACGTACAGATCACAGCTCCAGGTGCTCCCAACCATGGCCAGCAACAGGACATTTTAATCGAAAATGGCATCATCAGCCAGATTGGAAACAACATCTCTGCGCCCAATGCCCGGATCGTAGAAGGTAAAAACCTCTCCGTGTCTCCAGGATGGACCGATGTATTCGCTCACTTTTCTGATCCCGGTCAGGAATACAAAGAAGACCTTCAAAGTGGCGCCGCCGCTGCTGCAAAAGGTGGGTATACCACTGTACTCATCGTACCCAATACCCAACCCGCGCTGCACACCAAGCCGCAAATCGAGTACGTCATCAGCCGTACCCGCCACACCGGTGTTCAGGTGCTCCCCATAGGCGCTGTTACCAAAAACATCGAAGGCACTTCACTGGCAGAGATGTACGAAATGCGCGAAGCTGGCGCTGTGGCTTTCTCGGATGGCCTGAAACCTATCCAGAGCCCAGGCATCATGCTCAAAGCCCTCCAATACGTAAAGGCCGTCGACGGCACTATTATACAACTGCCTGATGACCTGAGTATCTCTGCGCACGGCCTCATGAACGAAGGCATCTACAGCACACAGCTGGGTATGCCCGGAAAACCTGCCATCGCTGAAGAACTGATCATTCAGCGGGACCTGGAACTGGCAGCATACACCGATTCCAAAATTCACTTTACCGGGGTAAGTACCGCCAAATCTATCCAGCTCATATCCGAAGCAAAGAAGAAAGGCATAAAAGTGACCTGCTCCGTTACTCCATACCACCTGTCACTCACTGACAATCAACTGGAATCTTACGATTCCAACCTCAAGGTCAATCCACCCCTCCGCGGCAAGGATGATGTAATAGCCCTGCAACAAGCGGTGAAAGATGGTCTGATCGACTGCTTTGCCACCCACCACCTGCCACAGGACTGGGACGCCAAAGTCCTTGAATTTGAATATGCTAAGAATGGGATGATTGGCCTGGAAAGCGCCTTTGGCGTACTCCGTCAATACCTGCCGGAAGTGCCGCTGGAAAAACTGATCGATATGCTGGCCATTCAGCCACGCAAGATCTTTAACCTTCCTGCTCACAGTCTGGCTGTAGGTGCGGTAGCTAACCTCACCATCTTTGATCCGGAGGAAGAATGGACGCTGACCCCTGCACATCTGGCGAGCAGGTCCAAAAATTCGGCGTATCTTGGCGCCCGGTTAAAAGGGTCTGTAAAAGGGATCATTAGTGGTACCAATGCCCAGATCACTGGCATATCTGCCCAAACCACCGGCACCAATGCCCAACTATAA
- a CDS encoding DUF4199 domain-containing protein: MSNASSPNQGVKWGLIAGLSVVAVGLIFYFTNPIKLQSLLFGGIELAVTAICALLAGLERRKAYGGKIDFKTVLQPIFTTFVISLLIGVIFTYVLFNFIDPSLVEQMKQAHIADVRDMKNLYKALGYSESDYNRELKEAETGEYGVTIAGSVINYLQKLIKSFILSAILSLIVRRK, translated from the coding sequence ATGAGTAATGCATCTTCTCCCAACCAGGGCGTTAAATGGGGCCTGATAGCAGGATTATCCGTCGTTGCCGTCGGACTGATCTTCTATTTCACCAACCCAATCAAACTGCAAAGCCTCCTTTTTGGCGGCATCGAACTTGCAGTTACCGCCATCTGCGCCCTCCTGGCCGGCCTGGAACGTAGAAAAGCCTATGGGGGAAAAATAGATTTTAAGACCGTTCTGCAGCCTATCTTTACCACTTTCGTAATTTCCCTGCTGATTGGGGTCATTTTTACCTATGTCCTATTCAATTTTATCGATCCTTCACTGGTAGAACAGATGAAACAGGCACATATTGCCGATGTGAGGGATATGAAAAACCTTTACAAAGCACTGGGTTACTCTGAATCCGATTACAACAGGGAACTAAAAGAGGCGGAAACAGGTGAATATGGCGTGACAATTGCAGGCAGTGTCATAAATTATCTGCAAAAGCTGATTAAATCATTCATCCTTTCTGCGATACTTTCCCTGATCGTTCGTAGAAAGTAA
- a CDS encoding ABC transporter permease, which yields MKRSNNVMESEIPVTSKPEKFLLSKKADSFFRDIYNVYIFILQYFKELFSVPFEWKELINQCYQVGYRSLPLISLTGFITGTVFTKQSRPSLSEFGATSWLPSLISIAIIRALAPLVTALIAAGKVGSNMGAELGSMKVTEQIDAMEVSGTNPFKYLVVTRITAITLMLPILVIYTALIGMLGSYLNIHQNELTSFPAFISSAFKTISFLDISASVFKAVCYGFTIGVAGCYQGYYAQNGTKGVGTAANVAVVLSMFMIFVEEMVIVQVVNAFR from the coding sequence TTGAAACGATCAAACAACGTCATGGAATCAGAAATACCTGTAACCTCCAAACCGGAAAAATTTTTACTATCCAAAAAAGCAGATTCATTCTTCAGGGATATCTATAACGTTTATATATTCATTTTACAGTATTTTAAGGAACTCTTTTCAGTACCATTTGAATGGAAGGAATTAATCAACCAATGTTACCAGGTTGGTTATAGATCATTACCCCTTATTTCTTTAACAGGTTTTATAACCGGTACTGTATTTACAAAGCAATCCCGCCCGTCCCTGTCAGAGTTTGGGGCTACCTCATGGCTTCCCTCATTAATATCAATTGCCATCATCCGTGCGCTTGCTCCTTTGGTTACGGCTTTGATTGCCGCAGGAAAAGTAGGTTCTAATATGGGAGCCGAATTGGGCTCCATGAAAGTAACCGAACAAATTGATGCAATGGAAGTATCAGGTACCAATCCATTTAAGTATTTAGTTGTAACAAGAATCACAGCTATCACTTTAATGCTTCCTATATTGGTGATTTACACCGCCCTGATCGGGATGCTGGGTTCTTATCTAAACATTCATCAAAATGAGTTGACAAGTTTTCCTGCCTTTATCAGCAGCGCTTTTAAAACAATTTCATTTCTTGATATTTCCGCTTCCGTTTTCAAAGCAGTCTGTTATGGTTTTACTATTGGTGTAGCTGGCTGTTACCAGGGATATTATGCACAGAATGGAACCAAGGGCGTAGGAACTGCTGCAAATGTAGCAGTAGTGCTTTCGATGTTTATGATTTTTGTGGAAGAAATGGTAATTGTACAGGTTGTAAATGCATTTAGATAA
- a CDS encoding cation-translocating P-type ATPase, whose protein sequence is MKNVKLEPGFSGLRNMDVPALVRQYGKNQFIAAREHGFIRMVWEIVKEPMFLMLLLACLLYFILGEVKEGLLMLAAMVFVGAISIFQGVKSSKALAALKQFTQPKVTVIRDEKEQTIFSEDLVPGDILLLEEGNSIPADCTIVHANDLSINESIITGESQPVDKSAAEGHNLLFQGTTINSGSCYAIVTAIGNSTVLGKLGKSITAISTSGTLLQNQIAQFVKIMAAIGFITFALIWLVNYLHSGSIIQSLLLGLTIAMAVIPEEIPVAFSSFMALGAFHMSKLGIITRQPLTIENLGAVSVICLDKTGTITENRMEVNSIYDFEKDITEIITPESAIKSDKVLRYARLASEQAAFDAMEKAIIAAYERVPREQAEKEEMIREYPLSGVPPMMTHVYRMNGHLIVAGKGAPERILAVCKMSPAATGKVNAVISSMAAKGLRLLGICSATFTGKDFPELQQNFNWQFEGLLALYDPPKQGIKKEFDQWYAAGIKVKLITGDNKETAMHIAKQVGMQLNGAAITGEQLMTMTSAEIGKIAGEVVVFARMFPEAKLKIIEALKENGETVAMMGDGVNDGPALKSANIGIAMGGRGTEIAREASDLILTDDRLEKVTEAIKQGRKIYYNLKKAVRYIISIHIPIILTASLPLLLGWRFPNIFTPIHVIFLELIMGPTCSIFFEKEPVESSIMIQPPRKESQSIFTAKELLISLIQGFVIAFGILSLYYGFMQSGYTIEYVRTVIFLTLVISNVFLTFVNRSFQENIFTTFRFKNNLVPFVLSASLIFLAGIAFIPFIQRAFQLTRISARDFILCTGVSLIITGWFEVYKTLVKKK, encoded by the coding sequence ATGAAAAACGTCAAATTAGAACCAGGTTTTTCAGGTTTGAGAAACATGGACGTACCTGCACTTGTCAGGCAATATGGTAAAAACCAGTTCATAGCAGCCCGTGAACATGGGTTTATCAGAATGGTCTGGGAAATCGTGAAAGAACCTATGTTTCTTATGCTTCTACTTGCCTGCCTGCTATATTTCATACTGGGAGAGGTAAAAGAAGGACTACTTATGCTGGCTGCGATGGTTTTTGTCGGAGCTATTTCCATCTTTCAGGGGGTCAAAAGCTCCAAAGCCCTGGCGGCGCTCAAACAATTCACACAGCCAAAGGTTACCGTAATCAGAGATGAGAAAGAACAGACCATATTCTCGGAGGACCTCGTACCTGGCGACATATTGTTGCTGGAAGAAGGTAACAGCATCCCAGCCGATTGTACAATTGTACACGCCAATGATTTGAGTATCAATGAATCAATTATTACTGGAGAATCTCAGCCGGTAGATAAAAGTGCAGCTGAGGGGCACAACCTGCTTTTCCAGGGCACCACCATCAATTCGGGAAGTTGTTACGCAATCGTCACTGCCATTGGCAATAGCACTGTTCTGGGAAAGTTAGGGAAATCCATCACAGCTATTTCAACCTCGGGAACGCTGTTACAAAATCAGATCGCGCAATTCGTGAAAATTATGGCGGCCATTGGTTTTATCACCTTTGCTTTAATCTGGTTAGTTAATTATCTTCATTCCGGAAGTATTATTCAAAGCCTTCTGTTAGGTCTTACCATTGCGATGGCCGTTATACCAGAAGAAATTCCTGTAGCATTTTCTTCATTTATGGCACTCGGGGCATTCCATATGTCAAAACTAGGCATTATAACAAGACAACCGTTAACTATAGAAAATCTTGGGGCTGTAAGTGTCATTTGCCTCGATAAAACGGGTACCATCACCGAAAATAGGATGGAAGTCAACAGTATCTATGATTTTGAAAAAGACATTACAGAAATTATAACGCCGGAAAGTGCTATTAAGAGCGATAAAGTGCTTCGATACGCGAGGTTGGCCAGTGAACAAGCGGCTTTTGATGCCATGGAAAAAGCTATCATCGCCGCTTATGAACGAGTTCCCCGGGAACAGGCCGAAAAGGAAGAAATGATCCGGGAATACCCGTTAAGCGGCGTGCCACCCATGATGACCCATGTTTACAGGATGAACGGCCACCTCATTGTTGCAGGAAAGGGAGCACCCGAGCGAATCCTGGCGGTCTGTAAAATGTCCCCGGCAGCTACCGGAAAAGTAAATGCTGTTATCAGCAGTATGGCAGCCAAAGGACTTCGGTTACTGGGCATTTGTTCCGCCACCTTCACCGGAAAGGATTTCCCGGAACTGCAGCAGAACTTTAACTGGCAGTTCGAGGGCCTTCTCGCTTTGTATGATCCTCCTAAACAGGGAATAAAAAAGGAATTTGACCAATGGTATGCCGCAGGCATAAAAGTAAAGCTCATAACAGGCGATAATAAAGAGACTGCTATGCATATTGCTAAGCAGGTCGGCATGCAATTGAATGGTGCCGCTATCACGGGCGAACAATTAATGACCATGACGTCAGCCGAAATTGGCAAAATAGCGGGGGAAGTAGTTGTTTTTGCCAGGATGTTTCCAGAGGCCAAGCTGAAGATCATTGAAGCATTGAAAGAAAACGGCGAGACCGTTGCCATGATGGGAGACGGTGTGAACGATGGCCCGGCCCTGAAATCAGCCAATATAGGAATAGCGATGGGGGGCAGAGGCACGGAGATCGCGAGAGAAGCTTCAGACCTTATTCTCACGGATGACCGCCTGGAAAAAGTAACTGAAGCTATAAAACAGGGAAGAAAGATCTACTATAATCTGAAAAAAGCTGTTCGCTACATCATTTCCATTCATATACCGATTATACTTACGGCATCCCTTCCTTTATTACTGGGTTGGAGGTTCCCTAATATCTTCACCCCCATTCATGTGATATTTCTTGAACTGATCATGGGCCCAACCTGCTCCATCTTTTTTGAAAAGGAGCCGGTAGAAAGCTCCATTATGATCCAGCCACCCCGCAAGGAATCTCAAAGTATATTCACCGCGAAGGAACTGCTGATCAGCCTTATTCAGGGTTTCGTCATCGCATTCGGAATCCTTTCCCTGTACTATGGTTTTATGCAAAGCGGTTATACAATCGAATACGTGCGCACAGTTATATTCCTTACGCTTGTAATCAGTAATGTATTTCTCACTTTCGTCAACCGCTCTTTCCAGGAGAATATTTTTACAACCTTTCGGTTCAAAAATAATTTGGTCCCTTTTGTCTTGTCTGCCTCGCTGATTTTTCTGGCAGGAATAGCTTTTATTCCGTTTATACAGCGTGCGTTTCAATTAACCCGGATAAGCGCGCGGGATTTTATACTTTGCACGGGGGTAAGCCTGATTATAACAGGATGGTTTGAAGTTTATAAAACGCTTGTAAAAAAGAAATAA